Sequence from the Pedobacter sp. D749 genome:
GCACTACAGTAATATTCACAAAAAACAGTGAAGATTCAGAAAAGGGAGGGGCGGATTATGAAAATATATGGTACAAAATTAATCTGAAAGGACAAATTGCCGATTCCCTAATATATAGTTGTAATAGCTTAAATAATGAACATAATTACAATACTTTTAACGACTACATTATAGACACAAAGCAAAACACCTACAGCAATTGGATTAAAAATAATGATACTACGCATTATACTTTTAAAAATATAAATGAAAATAAAATATTAACAAAAGAAGAAGCAGACAAAATAACAAGTGATGGAAAAATAATGCAAATCGATTACATCTATTTGGGAGATAATGGAATTGATTCAAAAAATAAAGTAATTATCTTTAAAAATAATGTTTGGAATTATTTTTATACTGAAAAAAACTGGCACAAATCTGCTAATTATACAACTAACGAATTTCAAGCCCAATCTTATTATCCCATAGACAAAGAACCAGATAGAGCTCCTACAGCGGGAGGTGAAGAAAAAAGCAAACAGATTTTTTTTGACATTAATAATCCCAAAAGTATAATTTATAGAGAATATATATTTAAGGAAAAATGGAATGAAAACTCTTTTTGGTATGATATTATTAACTGGCATTGGGGTAGCGGAAATGCTTCAAATTCAGGCGGATGGACTGGAAGTAGTTATTTTTCGATAAAAATGCCTAAAAAAACTTTACATTATAAACAAGTTGTCTATATAGATTCTCCTGATGAATCTTTGCGGGATATTGCTTCTTATTCTGTATTTAAGCCAAAAAATGGGGAATATATTTTACTTGATTCTTATTTAATAAGACCTAAACAGTAAAAAACTACGCCAGCACACAACAAAGAACTATAATCAGTGGCCTTGCCGGTTTCTCATTCAAAATCCATTCTTTTTTTTCAGTCATATTTATTTTTATTGGCGGTATTTCGTTCTGCCACAGCACTAAGCATACTATCCATTATCTTTTTATCTATCCATTTGCCATTCAGGAATACACCAGCTATTTTTCTTGTGTTTCGTATATCCTCTAGTGGATTAGCATCCAGTAATACAAGATCGGCATATTTTCCAACTTCTACAGTTCCTATCTTGTCTTCAATTCCCAGCCAGATTGCAGGTAATCGTGTGGCCGATACCAATGCTTCTTCCGGACTAAGACCGGCTTTCACGAGGAGCTCAATTTCGTCGTGAAGCGAGAATCCCCAAACGACTCCAGGATTCCCGGCATCTGTGCCTGCGACAATAGGTACTCCAGCTTCCTTAAATGCTTTAACTAAACGCATGTTAAATTTAACCATTTTCTCAAAATAGCGAATGTGTCCAGTCGTACTTTCCTGGTTGTAAGAATTTGAATATAACCATCTGCTTTGTATGAGCGGATGCACATATTTAAGACTGGAAAGATTACGAACACCGTCAAGCGAACGCGACTGGCTGAGAATCCACTCCATCGTAGTTAAAGTCGGTGTAAACCAGGTTCCATTTGCTTTAGTGATCTTCGCATAATATTGTGCGTCCTTATCAGTGAAATCCTCGCTTTGTTTAGCATATTCTTCCGCATGAGCAACCATAGCGAAATTAGGCACAAAGGCGTCATCTATGTGGCCCTTAAACACATCCAGAATATGACCAACAACCTTCATTCCCTGCTTGCTGGCTTCATCAACGATCGCTTTATACGTTTCTACGTTCAGGTGAGAGTATACTTTTACAAATTCGTACCCCTGGGCTTTAGCCATACGTACTGTCTGTCGACCGTCAGCGGCTGTATTGGCCTTATTACCAGAACCCTCTCCTCCATCTATCAGAATTGCCAGCGCCATGCGAGGGCCGTACAGGTTTCCTTTTAAGA
This genomic interval carries:
- a CDS encoding amidohydrolase family protein encodes the protein MESKIISNATVIIKNKKIFSINQPVPDKAKVINGKGKWLIPGLIDMHVHNLADINLSSSYPTKGATIFTDTQDFMLLYVVNGVTTAFELNARVEHFGQRNEILKGNLYGPRMALAILIDGGEGSGNKANTAADGRQTVRMAKAQGYEFVKVYSHLNVETYKAIVDEASKQGMKVVGHILDVFKGHIDDAFVPNFAMVAHAEEYAKQSEDFTDKDAQYYAKITKANGTWFTPTLTTMEWILSQSRSLDGVRNLSSLKYVHPLIQSRWLYSNSYNQESTTGHIRYFEKMVKFNMRLVKAFKEAGVPIVAGTDAGNPGVVWGFSLHDEIELLVKAGLSPEEALVSATRLPAIWLGIEDKIGTVEVGKYADLVLLDANPLEDIRNTRKIAGVFLNGKWIDKKIMDSMLSAVAERNTANKNKYD